ATGTTGATTGGATATGCTCGAATATCGACCCATGAACAAAATTTAGACTTGCAACAGGATGCTTTGGAAAAAGCAGGTTGTGAAAAAGTCATTCTTGACACAGCTTCTGGTAAAAATACTAGTCGCCCTGGTCTTGATACGATAAAAACTATCCTTCGCAAAGGAGACACTCTTGTTGTTTGGAGGTTAGATCGCTTGGGGCGTTCACTAAAAGATTTAATTGAATGGATAAATTATTTGGAAGAACAGCAGGTTAGCTTTTTATCCATTGAGGAATCTATCAACACAAGTACCTCTACAGGTAAACTCATTTTTCATATCTTTGGAGCGTTAGCAGAATTTGAGCGTAATTTAATTTTGGAACGAACCAAAGCTGGGTTAGCTGCTGCTAGAGCTAGGGGGCGATTAGGAGGAAGACGTAAATCTCTGACACAAGAAAAACGTCAAATGGTTTTCGATTTATACCAAAGTAAAAAACATCCTATCATGGAAATTTGCAATATGTTTGGTATTTCAAAACCTACCCTGTATAAATACGTTCGAGAGTTTCAGAAGTAAATTATGTAAGAATTCTTAATCCTCTATTATTATCCAAATAATTCTTAACCAAATTATCAAGATGAGTAAAAATAAAAAACAAAACATATCTGTACTTGGAACACCTATTAGTGTTGTTAAAAAACAAGAAAAAGATTTTCTTTCTCTAACGGATATGGTTAAGAACTTTGAAGGTGGCAATGCCCTAATTGAACAATGGTTGAGAAACAAAAATACAATTGAATTTTTAGGCGTTTGGGAAAAAGTTTACAACCCTAATTTTAATTCCCTCGAATTCGAGGGAATTAAAAATGAAGCAGGAACCAACCGCTTTTATCTTTCTGCTAAAAAGTGGATTAGCACAACAGGTGCCATTGGATTAGTTTCCAAAGCAGGGCGTTATGGGGGAACATTTGCCCATAAAGATATTGCCTTTGAATTTGGCTCTTGGTTAAGTCCTGAATTTAAGTTGTATCTAATTGTTGAGTTCCAAAAACTAAAAGAATTAGAGCATCAACAAAAATCGTTGGCTTGGGATGTAAAACGACTACTGAGTAAAATTAACTATCGTTTACATACAGATGCTATCAAAGAATATTTAATTCCTCCTAAAATAGAGGGTACCCGTCAAGTACCTATGATTTATGCTAACGAAGCTGATCTACTCAATATGGCAATTTTTGGAATGACAGCCAAACAGTGGAAGCAAGAAAATCCTGATTTAAAAGGTAATATTAGGGATCATGCAACACCTGAACAATTGCTAATTTTGGCCAATATTGAGAATTTAAATGCTGAATTTATCAAATCAGGACTTGATCACCAAGAACGCCTTGAAGAACTCAATCGTATTGCAATTTATCAAATGGGTATCTTAATTGGTTCTAGTTCCTTCAAGAAATTGAAAGAAAAACACAATAAACAACTCCCCCCAGAAGCTTGATTTTTGCATATTAAGCAATCTTTTTTAATGCTTCAATCTGAGGTAAATAGGTAGAACGAACTTCTGTTAACAATTCTGGATATGTTTTTTTAGCCTCTGCATAGACAAATAATTGAAAACGAGGATTATCACTAAAATTTTCTTCATCACTCAATAAATTGTCAAACTTATTTTTGGCCAATCCAGAAGCTTTTGTTTGCTGGATGATTGCTAATTTTTCAGCTGGATGGTCTTGAAAGAATATATCGATTTGCTCATTTTCAGCAGCGTTTAATAGACGTTTTAATTCCACTAGTTGCTCTTTCAACTTTGCCTTATTCTTTGCTTGAGCAGCTTTCTTTCTTTTTGTTATTACATGTGTTTGTTTCTTTATTTTACTTTCATCAAATAAGGTAGGCTGCTCTAACAACTTTCTTAAATAACCTGCCCTATTTTTAATTTGATTATTCTTAGGCGCATTTTGAATATATTCAATTCGTTCCTTTATGTGTTGTATAGAATAGTTCCTAACAAATTCATTAAAGGTTTCTTTTGTAATTCCCCAATCACGGATAATTAGAAACAATTCATAACCATTCCCTACATTCGTTACTTCTGCTTCTATCATTGCCG
Above is a window of Aureispira anguillae DNA encoding:
- a CDS encoding KilA-N domain-containing protein — its product is MSKNKKQNISVLGTPISVVKKQEKDFLSLTDMVKNFEGGNALIEQWLRNKNTIEFLGVWEKVYNPNFNSLEFEGIKNEAGTNRFYLSAKKWISTTGAIGLVSKAGRYGGTFAHKDIAFEFGSWLSPEFKLYLIVEFQKLKELEHQQKSLAWDVKRLLSKINYRLHTDAIKEYLIPPKIEGTRQVPMIYANEADLLNMAIFGMTAKQWKQENPDLKGNIRDHATPEQLLILANIENLNAEFIKSGLDHQERLEELNRIAIYQMGILIGSSSFKKLKEKHNKQLPPEA
- a CDS encoding recombinase family protein, giving the protein MLIGYARISTHEQNLDLQQDALEKAGCEKVILDTASGKNTSRPGLDTIKTILRKGDTLVVWRLDRLGRSLKDLIEWINYLEEQQVSFLSIEESINTSTSTGKLIFHIFGALAEFERNLILERTKAGLAAARARGRLGGRRKSLTQEKRQMVFDLYQSKKHPIMEICNMFGISKPTLYKYVREFQK